A window from Desulfovibrio sp. Fe33 encodes these proteins:
- a CDS encoding GNAT family N-acetyltransferase, with amino-acid sequence MRIVPFDGHDSDAIVELITTIQIAEFGVATSAEQQPDLRRIPEFYQQGAGNFWLAFEDGELVGTIALKDVGGGICALRKMFVKQAFRGRERGIAATLMRTLLDHARERGVREIYLGTVDVYHAAHRFYEKSGFTEIAREEVPDLVPLMDVDVKYYRHRF; translated from the coding sequence ATGCGCATCGTTCCATTCGACGGGCACGACTCCGACGCGATCGTCGAGCTCATCACCACCATTCAGATTGCCGAGTTCGGCGTGGCCACTTCGGCTGAGCAACAGCCGGACTTGCGGCGCATTCCCGAATTTTACCAGCAGGGCGCGGGCAATTTCTGGCTCGCGTTCGAGGACGGGGAGCTTGTGGGGACCATCGCCCTCAAGGATGTGGGGGGCGGCATTTGCGCCCTGCGCAAGATGTTCGTGAAGCAGGCGTTCCGGGGCAGGGAGCGCGGCATTGCCGCGACGCTCATGCGGACCCTGCTCGACCACGCGCGGGAAAGGGGCGTCCGCGAGATATACCTCGGCACCGTTGACGTCTACCACGCTGCCCATCGTTTTTACGAAAAATCAGGTTTCACCGAGATCGCCAGGGAGGAGGTGCCGGATTTGGTGCCGCTCATGGATGTGGACGTGAAATATTACCGCCATCGTTTTTAG
- a CDS encoding DNA polymerase III subunit delta': MTLCEDLLARLEGQEHAVRRLNAIAHDPPQSIVIEGGDAESRVALALYWAMRLNCEGGGEPCCHCAACRQIADLAFNDLFFFDGREGLIKVESVREKRSTWGQPPNGDGYRVSIFAEAQMFMTEAANALLKSLEEPRPGNVFVLAAPQRERLLETLVSRSWVVTLAWPDVRENTPEVTEWTSALVKFWQTRQGWFERTQVRGAVDRDLAMAVVLGMQRELREALSGSCGTPLSAGMARAYGPADLRRIGLVLDQAQDALNTQVPVNPTMVLDWVATRMV, translated from the coding sequence ATGACGCTGTGCGAAGACCTGCTGGCCCGCCTTGAGGGGCAGGAGCACGCGGTCAGGCGTCTCAACGCCATCGCCCATGACCCGCCCCAATCCATAGTTATCGAGGGGGGCGACGCGGAATCCCGCGTCGCCCTCGCCCTGTATTGGGCCATGCGGCTCAATTGCGAAGGCGGCGGTGAGCCGTGCTGCCATTGCGCCGCCTGTCGGCAGATCGCCGATCTGGCCTTCAACGATCTCTTTTTCTTCGACGGACGCGAAGGGCTCATCAAGGTTGAGTCCGTGCGCGAGAAGCGTTCCACGTGGGGCCAGCCGCCCAATGGCGACGGCTACCGCGTGAGCATCTTCGCCGAAGCCCAGATGTTCATGACCGAGGCGGCCAACGCCCTGCTCAAGTCGCTGGAGGAGCCGAGGCCGGGCAACGTGTTCGTCCTGGCTGCGCCTCAGCGCGAGCGGCTTCTGGAAACCCTGGTCTCCCGTTCCTGGGTAGTGACTCTGGCGTGGCCCGACGTGCGTGAGAATACGCCCGAAGTGACGGAGTGGACCTCGGCTCTGGTGAAGTTCTGGCAGACGCGCCAGGGGTGGTTCGAACGGACGCAGGTGCGCGGCGCAGTGGACCGCGATTTGGCCATGGCTGTTGTCCTCGGTATGCAGCGCGAGCTGCGCGAGGCCTTGTCCGGCTCCTGCGGCACGCCGCTTTCGGCGGGCATGGCCCGGGCGTACGGTCCGGCGGACCTGCGGCGTATCGGGCTGGTTCTGGATCAGGCCCAGGACGCCCTGAATACCCAGGTTCCGGTCAACCCGACCATGGTTCTGGACTGGGTCGCCACCCGCATGGTGTAG
- a CDS encoding adenylosuccinate synthase has translation MSNMVVFGSQWGDEGKGKVVDMLAEKADAIVRFQGGNNAGHTLVVDGEQCILHLIPSGILHPGKQCLIGNGVVLDPFVFCEELDKLAAKGVDVSAGRVMISKKTHIIMPYHRLMDSARESSRSDDGRIGTTGRGIGPCYEDKMHRCGIRAGDFADPELLREKIATALEEKNVLFQHLYGAEPMDAQAVFDEVLPVAERLVPYLGDVSSAIQDADCVLFEGAQGTHLDIDHGTYPFVTSSNTVTANAASGSGCSPRELDRIIAIVKAYTTRVGSGPFPTELLDADGEYLQSNGHEFGATTGRKRRCGWLDLVVLKESARLNGPTELAITKLDVLSGLKEVKLCVAYEYNGETIAYPPQEQNGMAHVTPVFETLPGWDEDITGARGWDDLPENAVKYLRRIEEITGVKIGIVSVGPDRVQTF, from the coding sequence ATGTCCAATATGGTGGTTTTCGGTTCCCAGTGGGGAGACGAAGGTAAAGGCAAGGTCGTCGACATGCTGGCCGAGAAGGCGGACGCCATCGTCCGTTTTCAGGGCGGCAACAACGCCGGGCATACCCTGGTGGTCGACGGCGAGCAGTGCATCCTGCACCTGATTCCTTCCGGTATCCTGCACCCCGGCAAGCAGTGCCTCATCGGCAACGGCGTGGTCCTGGACCCGTTCGTGTTCTGCGAGGAGCTGGACAAGCTCGCCGCCAAGGGTGTGGACGTTTCCGCCGGTCGCGTGATGATAAGCAAGAAGACCCATATCATCATGCCTTACCATCGGCTCATGGATTCGGCTCGCGAGTCCTCCCGTTCCGATGACGGCAGGATCGGCACCACCGGCCGGGGCATTGGCCCGTGCTACGAAGACAAGATGCACCGTTGCGGCATCCGGGCCGGTGATTTCGCCGATCCCGAGCTGCTCCGCGAAAAGATCGCCACGGCCCTTGAAGAAAAGAACGTGCTTTTCCAACACCTGTACGGCGCCGAACCCATGGACGCACAGGCGGTCTTCGACGAGGTCCTGCCCGTGGCCGAGCGGCTCGTGCCGTATCTCGGCGACGTGTCTTCCGCCATCCAGGATGCCGATTGCGTCCTGTTCGAAGGCGCGCAGGGCACCCATTTGGACATCGACCACGGCACCTATCCCTTCGTGACCTCCTCCAACACGGTCACCGCCAACGCGGCCTCCGGTTCCGGCTGTTCGCCGCGCGAGTTGGATCGAATCATCGCCATCGTCAAGGCGTACACCACCCGCGTGGGCAGCGGCCCGTTCCCCACGGAGCTGCTCGACGCCGACGGCGAGTACCTGCAGAGCAACGGCCACGAGTTCGGCGCCACCACCGGGCGCAAGCGCCGTTGCGGCTGGCTCGATCTGGTCGTGCTCAAGGAATCCGCCCGGCTGAACGGCCCCACCGAGCTGGCCATCACCAAGCTGGACGTCCTGTCCGGCCTGAAGGAAGTCAAGCTCTGCGTGGCCTACGAGTATAACGGCGAGACCATCGCCTACCCGCCCCAGGAACAAAACGGCATGGCGCACGTCACCCCGGTCTTCGAGACCCTGCCCGGCTGGGACGAGGACATCACCGGCGCGCGCGGCTGGGATGACCTGCCCGAGAACGCGGTCAAGTATCTCCGGCGGATCGAGGAAATCACCGGCGTCAAGATCGGTATCGTGTCGGTCGGCCCGGACAGAGTGCAGACCTTCTAG
- a CDS encoding IMP cyclohydrolase — MSDLKKMYHTLQQDPFPADMKLTLGDQELVFRKRTWEIDGETKGLRYGENPDQPAALYELAEGQLEVGGVKFIGAGQGLVSALTEEHMLQAGKHPGKTNLTDVDNALNILQYLSAKPAALILKHNNPCGAAWTEEGVSVALKRAFEADRIAAFGGAVVVNRKLDLATAELINSVYFEVVAAPEFDADALEVLKKKKNLRILEIPGIYELEKLSKTPFLDIKSLSDGGMVLQFSFRNAILAADDFLPAEAEKDGNRFVARAPSSQEADDLLFAWAVEAGVTSNSVIFARGGVTTAIGTGEQDRVGCVLLAVTKAYIKYADLLSSKELGKSLFELKLAAIKDPEMKAKLEDIEKRTEEARGGLPGSVVVSDGFFPFRDGVDLCMDQGVTAIAQPGGSIRDHEVITAVNEATPQVAMVFTGQRSFKH, encoded by the coding sequence ATGAGCGATTTGAAAAAAATGTACCATACTTTGCAGCAGGACCCGTTCCCCGCAGACATGAAGCTGACCCTGGGCGACCAGGAGCTGGTCTTCAGGAAGCGGACCTGGGAGATCGACGGCGAGACCAAGGGGTTGCGCTACGGCGAGAACCCGGATCAACCCGCCGCGCTCTACGAGCTGGCCGAGGGACAGCTTGAGGTCGGCGGCGTCAAGTTCATCGGCGCGGGCCAGGGACTGGTTTCCGCCTTGACCGAGGAACACATGCTCCAGGCGGGCAAGCATCCCGGCAAGACCAACCTGACCGACGTGGACAACGCCCTGAACATCCTTCAGTACCTTTCCGCCAAGCCCGCCGCGCTCATCCTCAAGCACAACAACCCCTGCGGCGCAGCCTGGACCGAAGAGGGCGTATCCGTCGCCCTGAAGCGCGCCTTCGAGGCCGACCGCATCGCCGCTTTCGGCGGAGCCGTCGTGGTCAACCGCAAGCTCGATCTGGCCACCGCAGAACTGATAAACTCCGTATATTTCGAAGTCGTGGCCGCTCCCGAATTCGACGCCGATGCCCTTGAAGTGCTCAAGAAGAAAAAGAACCTGCGGATTCTCGAAATCCCGGGCATTTACGAACTTGAGAAGCTGTCCAAAACGCCCTTCCTCGACATCAAGTCCCTTTCCGACGGCGGCATGGTCCTTCAGTTCTCCTTCCGCAACGCGATCCTGGCCGCCGACGATTTCCTTCCGGCCGAAGCCGAGAAGGATGGAAACAGGTTCGTGGCCCGCGCCCCTTCCAGCCAGGAAGCGGACGACCTGCTCTTCGCCTGGGCCGTCGAGGCGGGCGTGACCTCCAACTCGGTCATCTTCGCCCGCGGCGGCGTGACCACCGCCATCGGCACCGGCGAACAGGACCGCGTGGGCTGCGTGCTGCTGGCCGTGACCAAGGCGTACATCAAGTATGCCGACCTGCTGTCCTCCAAGGAACTCGGCAAGTCCCTGTTCGAACTCAAGCTCGCGGCCATCAAGGACCCCGAGATGAAGGCGAAGCTGGAGGACATCGAGAAACGCACCGAAGAAGCGCGCGGCGGCCTGCCCGGCTCCGTGGTCGTATCGGACGGATTCTTCCCGTTCCGCGACGGCGTGGACCTGTGCATGGACCAGGGCGTGACCGCCATCGCACAGCCCGGCGGCTCCATCCGCGATCACGAGGTCATCACCGCCGTGAACGAAGCCACGCCGCAAGTGGCCATGGTCTTCACCGGACAACGCTCCTTCAAACACTAG
- a CDS encoding SemiSWEET family sugar transporter — MRMDLVELLGVFAGCCTTLAFFPQVLHTWRTRSVADISLRMYLLLTLGVSLWLVYGILIGSLAVTLANAVTWVLAVFILVMKLVFGRLSRREFDSRPK, encoded by the coding sequence ATGCGCATGGATCTTGTGGAACTCCTCGGCGTTTTCGCCGGCTGCTGCACCACCCTGGCCTTTTTCCCCCAGGTCCTGCACACTTGGCGGACCCGTTCCGTGGCGGATATTTCACTGCGCATGTATCTGCTGCTTACCCTGGGGGTTTCCCTGTGGTTGGTCTACGGTATCCTGATCGGCTCTTTGGCCGTTACTCTGGCCAATGCCGTCACTTGGGTCCTGGCCGTATTCATCCTGGTCATGAAACTCGTTTTCGGCAGACTGTCCCGCAGGGAGTTCGACAGCCGTCCCAAATAA
- a CDS encoding ribonuclease catalytic domain-containing protein: protein MAKTIPLGPSVRPGMVVEFMHGDQPQLAWVLEESSGKLRLLTINKREIKLPTPRLLPWQGPLLSADATRQDIQNILNERQEARGEIQAGLNVMELWELAQGELESAPLTWFADLVWDEWDADHLAALGRAMLQAKTHFKFRPPVFEIWSAEKVEQKLRLQAEEKEREAITAAGQTLLGELWGAYSQGRKPRLPEIAPDLAKGLSRILRGKVGETLDENDRKIWTAISKGLPDTPHLALLLAQTWSILPVHHNYHLDEAEYDWGNDWSESFSIDIEQIKERFSNQTEPSEIEDLVSIDASTTRDIDDAFRIEKHGTGYRLTLALARPESHWDFGSPLDKAVLHRASSLYLPEGTSHMMPEQLGTGLYSLLEGEARPALVTDFFLAADGSLERVEPRTAWVRLASNTTYEITDAAIRERTDESLMLAHDLATRLLERRLASGACVIRRPEPIVTLEGSGAQTSVQIELKEPSPRSELVISEFMILANAGLARWAAEHEVPLLHRTQDIALPPESAGIFTEPAEILRSVKLLLPPTLETSPKRHAALGVPAYAPITSPLRRYTDFLNMAQVCSFLSTGQPRLDREELDQIIPHLNMRIQAVGAVQRFRPRYWKLVYLAKRRREFQPAVLVDEAGPMATLAMPHLQVNVRAPKKMLGDKLYPGQKFLINFSRIDPLNNEIRLSEALEE from the coding sequence ATGGCTAAAACAATCCCGCTCGGCCCCTCGGTCCGCCCCGGCATGGTGGTGGAATTCATGCACGGCGACCAACCCCAGCTCGCCTGGGTGCTGGAGGAGTCCTCCGGCAAGCTCCGCCTGTTGACCATCAACAAGCGTGAAATAAAGCTGCCCACTCCGCGCCTTTTGCCTTGGCAGGGGCCGCTGCTGTCCGCCGACGCAACGCGCCAGGACATCCAGAACATTCTCAATGAACGCCAGGAGGCGCGCGGGGAGATTCAGGCGGGGCTCAACGTCATGGAGCTATGGGAACTGGCCCAGGGCGAACTGGAATCCGCCCCCCTGACCTGGTTCGCTGATCTCGTGTGGGATGAATGGGACGCGGACCATCTGGCCGCCCTGGGCAGGGCCATGCTTCAGGCCAAGACGCATTTCAAATTCCGGCCGCCCGTTTTCGAAATCTGGTCCGCCGAAAAAGTCGAGCAAAAGCTCAGGCTGCAAGCCGAGGAAAAGGAACGGGAGGCCATCACCGCCGCGGGTCAGACCCTGCTCGGCGAACTTTGGGGAGCCTACAGCCAGGGCCGCAAGCCCCGCCTGCCCGAAATCGCCCCGGACCTTGCCAAAGGACTGTCCCGCATTCTCAGGGGCAAGGTGGGCGAAACCCTGGACGAAAACGACCGAAAGATATGGACGGCCATATCCAAGGGATTGCCCGACACCCCGCATCTGGCGCTGCTCCTGGCCCAGACCTGGTCCATCCTGCCGGTCCATCACAACTATCACCTGGACGAGGCCGAATACGACTGGGGCAACGACTGGTCGGAATCCTTTTCCATAGATATCGAACAGATAAAAGAACGCTTTTCCAATCAGACAGAACCTTCCGAGATAGAAGACCTGGTCTCCATCGACGCCAGCACCACCCGGGACATCGACGACGCCTTCCGCATAGAGAAACACGGCACAGGCTACCGGCTGACCCTCGCCCTGGCCCGGCCGGAATCCCACTGGGACTTCGGCTCGCCGCTGGACAAGGCGGTCCTGCACCGTGCGAGCAGCCTGTATCTTCCCGAAGGCACCAGCCACATGATGCCCGAACAGTTGGGGACCGGCTTGTACTCCCTGCTGGAGGGCGAAGCGCGTCCCGCCCTGGTCACGGACTTCTTCCTGGCGGCCGACGGCTCCCTGGAAAGGGTCGAGCCCCGCACGGCCTGGGTCCGGCTGGCCTCGAACACCACCTATGAGATAACGGACGCGGCCATCCGGGAACGGACGGACGAGTCCCTGATGCTGGCCCATGACCTGGCGACCCGGCTGCTGGAACGGCGGCTGGCTTCCGGCGCGTGCGTCATCCGCAGGCCCGAGCCCATCGTCACCCTGGAGGGCAGCGGCGCACAGACCTCGGTGCAAATCGAGCTCAAGGAGCCCAGCCCCCGCTCCGAACTGGTCATCAGCGAATTCATGATACTTGCCAACGCGGGCCTTGCCCGATGGGCGGCCGAACACGAGGTGCCCCTGCTCCACCGGACGCAGGACATCGCCCTGCCGCCGGAGTCTGCGGGAATTTTCACCGAACCGGCGGAAATCCTGCGCTCGGTGAAACTGCTCCTGCCCCCGACCCTGGAGACCTCGCCCAAACGGCACGCGGCCCTGGGCGTCCCGGCCTACGCGCCCATAACTTCACCCCTGCGGCGGTACACCGATTTTCTGAACATGGCCCAGGTCTGCTCCTTTCTGTCGACCGGCCAACCGCGGCTCGATCGCGAGGAACTGGACCAGATCATTCCCCACCTGAATATGCGTATCCAGGCCGTGGGGGCGGTGCAACGGTTCCGGCCCAGATACTGGAAGCTGGTCTACCTGGCCAAACGCCGCCGCGAATTCCAACCCGCCGTACTCGTGGACGAGGCCGGGCCCATGGCCACCCTGGCCATGCCGCATCTTCAGGTCAATGTTCGCGCGCCGAAGAAGATGCTTGGAGACAAGCTCTATCCCGGGCAGAAATTCCTCATCAACTTCTCGCGCATCGATCCGCTGAACAACGAAATCAGACTGAGCGAAGCCCTGGAAGAGTAG
- the plsY gene encoding glycerol-3-phosphate 1-O-acyltransferase PlsY codes for MTFIFWILLAYVLGSIPFGLLIARSACGTDPRQNGSKNTGATNVARLCGMKYGIATLACDLLKGLLPVVFAASWIESPFALSLVGLAAILGHVFSCFMHFKGGKAVATTVGVFLGLAFWPALIAIALCLLMVWLTGHVSMGSLTFALSLPVLMLLSGNISFIPVALVVMLILFWRHKDNIRRLARGEENPWLKKE; via the coding sequence ATGACGTTCATCTTCTGGATCCTGTTGGCCTATGTCCTCGGCTCCATTCCCTTTGGACTGCTCATTGCCCGATCGGCGTGCGGCACCGACCCGAGACAGAACGGCAGCAAGAACACCGGCGCGACGAACGTGGCCCGGCTGTGCGGCATGAAATACGGCATCGCAACCCTGGCCTGCGACCTGCTCAAGGGTCTCCTGCCCGTGGTCTTCGCGGCCTCCTGGATAGAATCCCCCTTCGCCCTGTCCCTGGTCGGCCTCGCGGCCATCCTGGGCCATGTATTTTCCTGCTTCATGCACTTCAAGGGCGGCAAGGCCGTGGCCACCACCGTGGGCGTGTTCCTGGGGCTGGCCTTCTGGCCCGCGCTCATCGCCATCGCGCTCTGCCTGCTCATGGTCTGGCTGACCGGCCACGTTTCCATGGGGTCCCTGACCTTCGCCCTGTCCCTGCCGGTGCTCATGCTCCTGTCCGGCAACATTTCCTTCATCCCGGTTGCTCTCGTCGTCATGCTTATCCTGTTCTGGAGGCACAAGGACAACATCCGGCGGCTGGCCCGGGGCGAGGAAAACCCCTGGCTCAAGAAGGAATAA
- a CDS encoding cation diffusion facilitator family transporter — MRRASPKRYAVYSIVASILTLVLKFGAWGMTGSVGLLSDATESLVNLTAGVLALTAITIALRPADADHAYGHGKAEYFSSGIEGVLIIVAAIGIAYAAVMRFLSPQPLNNLGIGLLLAFVSSLINFLTARIMLRAAKRFDSITLEADARHLLTDVWTSVGLVAGLAVIIVMPEWKLLDPIIAIIMAVNIVFTGVGLLKRSVGGLMDDALPDGELQLIANAIHSYTGDDATFHGLRTRKSGPRRFIDFHLVVPGSMTVHDSHELCELIEELIHSKLPRAEVTIHVEPLESETSYDGHQVGGECAASLGGPCMGVKRAKDED; from the coding sequence GTGCGGAGAGCTTCCCCCAAACGGTACGCCGTCTACTCCATCGTGGCCTCCATCCTGACCCTGGTGCTGAAGTTCGGCGCCTGGGGGATGACCGGCTCCGTCGGGCTGCTCTCGGACGCCACCGAATCCCTGGTCAACCTGACCGCCGGGGTGCTCGCCCTGACGGCCATTACCATCGCCCTGCGCCCGGCCGACGCCGACCACGCCTACGGCCACGGCAAGGCCGAATACTTTTCGAGCGGCATAGAGGGCGTGCTCATCATCGTGGCCGCCATCGGCATCGCCTATGCGGCCGTCATGCGATTTCTCTCGCCGCAGCCCCTGAACAACCTCGGCATCGGCCTGCTCCTGGCCTTTGTTTCCTCGCTCATCAATTTTCTCACTGCCCGAATCATGCTCCGGGCGGCCAAGCGCTTCGACTCCATCACCCTCGAAGCAGACGCCAGGCATCTCCTGACCGACGTCTGGACCTCGGTGGGACTGGTGGCAGGCCTGGCCGTCATCATCGTCATGCCGGAATGGAAACTCCTGGACCCGATCATCGCCATAATCATGGCCGTGAACATCGTCTTCACGGGCGTAGGCCTGCTCAAGCGGTCCGTGGGCGGGCTCATGGACGACGCCCTGCCCGACGGCGAGCTCCAGCTCATCGCCAATGCCATACACAGCTACACGGGCGACGACGCCACCTTCCACGGACTGCGCACGCGCAAGTCCGGCCCCAGGCGGTTCATCGATTTCCACCTGGTGGTGCCCGGCTCCATGACCGTGCATGATTCCCATGAACTATGCGAATTGATTGAGGAGCTTATCCACTCCAAATTGCCCAGGGCCGAAGTGACCATCCACGTGGAGCCGCTGGAAAGCGAGACCTCCTACGACGGCCATCAGGTGGGCGGCGAATGCGCGGCCTCTCTCGGCGGCCCGTGCATGGGCGTCAAGCGGGCCAAGGACGAAGACTAG
- the hflX gene encoding GTPase HflX, with protein sequence MVLVGDNRAIFIPELPRARMSSGRLRGLRLLHTHLADESLSQEDLMDMVFLRLDSVAVLTVREGAPVTVEAAHLLPPNPDEKSYELLPPVRWDRFEHDLGAVTSAVEDEFGRQAAGQGTESDENRALLVSVDETPRPVQELSLEELAELADTAGIISAGTMIQRVRKLNPKFIMGKGKLAELEVRALQANASIIIFDQELSPTQMRNLAEITERKILDRTQLILDIFAQHATSKSGKLQVEMAQLKYTLPRLVGKNRAMSRLMGGIGGRGPGETKLEIDRRRANDRLTRLKAELKQVRKHRSQTRERRAKAGLPIVSLVGYTNAGKSTLLNTLTQSKVLAEDKLFATLDPTSRRIRFPEEREVVLTDTVGFIRRLPPDLKEAFQATLEELDSADLLVQVCDASHPEVEEQVEAVRAILDDMDLSAIPSILVLNKWDKLDEEGREAMRNIYPEGIPAAAVDRPTLEPMVEAILENLPWEKQGS encoded by the coding sequence ATGGTCCTGGTGGGCGACAATCGCGCCATCTTCATCCCGGAATTGCCGCGAGCCCGCATGAGCTCCGGCCGTCTGCGCGGCCTGCGGCTGCTGCATACCCACCTGGCCGACGAAAGCCTGAGTCAGGAGGACCTCATGGACATGGTCTTCCTGCGGCTCGATTCCGTGGCCGTGCTGACTGTGCGCGAGGGCGCGCCGGTCACGGTGGAGGCCGCCCATCTGCTGCCGCCCAATCCGGACGAGAAGAGTTACGAGTTGCTGCCGCCCGTGCGTTGGGACCGCTTCGAGCACGACCTCGGGGCCGTGACCTCCGCCGTGGAGGACGAGTTCGGCCGCCAGGCGGCCGGGCAGGGCACCGAGTCGGACGAGAATCGCGCCCTGCTGGTCAGTGTGGACGAGACGCCGCGCCCGGTGCAGGAGCTTTCCCTGGAGGAGCTGGCTGAGCTGGCCGATACCGCCGGGATAATATCCGCCGGAACCATGATTCAGCGGGTGCGCAAGCTCAATCCCAAGTTCATCATGGGCAAGGGCAAGCTGGCCGAGCTGGAAGTCCGCGCCTTGCAGGCCAACGCTTCCATCATCATCTTCGACCAGGAGCTTTCGCCCACCCAGATGCGCAACCTGGCCGAGATCACCGAGCGCAAGATTCTTGACCGCACGCAACTCATTCTCGATATTTTCGCCCAGCACGCCACATCGAAGTCGGGCAAGCTCCAGGTGGAGATGGCTCAGCTCAAGTACACCCTGCCGCGATTGGTGGGGAAGAACCGGGCCATGTCCCGGCTTATGGGCGGCATCGGCGGGCGTGGTCCCGGCGAAACCAAGCTTGAGATCGACCGCCGCAGGGCCAACGACCGGCTCACCCGGCTCAAGGCCGAACTCAAGCAAGTCCGCAAGCATCGTTCGCAGACCCGTGAGCGGCGCGCCAAGGCCGGGCTGCCCATTGTTTCCCTGGTGGGCTACACCAATGCGGGCAAATCCACCTTGCTCAACACCCTGACCCAGTCCAAGGTTCTGGCCGAGGACAAGCTCTTCGCCACCCTGGACCCGACGAGCCGCCGCATCCGCTTTCCCGAGGAGCGCGAGGTGGTCCTGACCGATACCGTCGGATTCATCCGCCGGTTGCCGCCGGACCTCAAGGAGGCGTTCCAGGCCACGTTGGAGGAACTGGATTCCGCCGATCTGCTGGTGCAGGTCTGCGATGCCTCCCATCCCGAGGTGGAGGAGCAGGTCGAGGCGGTCCGCGCCATTCTCGACGATATGGACCTTTCCGCCATTCCTTCCATCCTGGTGCTGAACAAGTGGGACAAGCTGGACGAGGAAGGAAGGGAAGCCATGCGCAACATCTACCCCGAAGGCATCCCCGCCGCGGCGGTGGACCGGCCCACGCTGGAGCCGATGGTCGAGGCCATCCTCGAGAATCTTCCCTGGGAAAAGCAGGGGAGCTAG